Within the Pelagovum pacificum genome, the region TTCGATCACGCCGCCACGGAGGACGACGACGTGGTCGGCCATTGTCATGGCCTCGACCTGGTCGTGGGTGACGTAGACCGAGGTCGCGCCGAGCCGGTCGTGCAGTTTGCGCACTTCGGCCCGCATGTTCACCCGCAGCGCTGCGTCGAGGTTCGACAGCGGCTCGTCGAAGAGGAAGGCTTCGGGCTCGCGGATGACCGCGCGGCCCATCGCGACCCGCTGGCGCTGACCGCCCGACAGCTGCCGGGGCAGCCGGTCGAGCAGTTCTTCGAGGCCGGTGATCCGGGCGATCTCCTCGGCCTTCTTGCGTCGCTCCTTCTTGTTCACGCCCTTGATCCGCAGCGAGTACGCGAGGTTCTCGGCCACCGTCATGTGCGGGTAGAGCGCGTAGGACTGGAACACCATCGCGAGGTCCCGCTTGCGCGGCGGCATGTGACTGACGTCCTTGCCGGCGATGGCGATGTGCCCGTCGGAGATGCCCTCGAGCCCCGCGATCGTGCGCAGCAGCGTGGACTTGCCGCAGCCCGAAGGCCCGACGAGCGCCACGAACTGGCCCTTGGGAATGGTGAGGTCGATGGACTTCAGCGCGTGGAAGGCGCCGTAGTGTTTCTCCACCTTGTTGAGTTCGATCTGTGCGGTCATTTGAGCGCCCCCGAAGTGAGGCCGGCGACGATGCGGCGTTGAAGGATGACGAAGGTGGCGAGGATCGGCGTCACGTAGATCGCCGCGTAAGCCATGATGGAGTTCCAGTCGGTCGAGTTCGGACCGAGGAAGCCGGACAGGCCGACACTCGCGGGCTGCAGGGCAGGGGTCTGAATGATGGACTTGGAATAGATGTATTCCCCGAAGGCCTGCATGAAGGTCAGGATCGCGCAGACGAGCGTCCCGTTGCGGGCCAGCGGCAGCACTACGAAGAAGAACGCGCCCCAGCGGGAGTTGCCGTCCATCAGGGCGGCTTCCTCCAGCTCACGCGGGACCGTCATGAAGGTCGCCCGCACCAGCACCACGAAGAAGGGCATGGCCTTCGCCGCTGCGGCCAGGATCACCGCAAGGCGCGGGTAGTCCAGCAGCCCGACCACGTTGAAGCCGACGTAGAGCGGCGTCACCATGACCGAGGCCGGCAGAACCTGGAGCATCAGGATGAAGAACAACCCGAGGTCGATCCAGACGTTCCGGTAGCGCGACAGCACGTAGGCCGCGCCGGTCCCGAAGATCACCGTCAGGGTGGTGACCCCGAAGGCGATGACCAGCGAGTTCCACAGGTACGTGGACATCGTCCGCCGCTGCCAGACCTCCGGGAAGATCGACAGGTCCGTGTTGCGCGGGATGAAGGTCGGCGGGTTGGCGAAGATCTCCGAGCTGGATTTCAGCGAGGTGACGTACATCCAGTAGAGCGGGAACAGGTAGATCGCCGCCAGCGCCAGTGCCGCCACCAGCATGAGCCATTTGAGTGAAGGACTGGTCATCCGCGCACCTCGTGCCGGGTCGAGCGCACGTAGACGATCGAGGCGAAGAGGACGAGGACGAACATCATCACGGAGACGGTCGCGCCCTTGGCGAAGTCATAAAGCTGGAACGAGTATTGCCAGGACAGGTACTGCGCCACGTTGGACGAGTTCGCAGGGCCGCCCTCTGTCAGGGCCGGGAACAGGTCGAACTGCTGCAACGTCCCGATCAGGCCGAGCGCGAGGACCGCGCCGATCGTCGGGCGCATCATCGGCAGGGTGATCGTCCAGAACCGCTGGAAGGCATTCGCGCCGTCGAGTTCGGCTGCCTCGTAGAGGTCGCCGGGGATCGCGGCGAGGCCGACAGACAGCAGAAGCATGTTGAAGGCGAGGCCGAGCCAGATGTTGGCGATGATGACCGCCCACAGCGACAGCGCCGGGTCGGATTTCCAGAACAGGTTGGTGTCGATGACGCCGATGCCGCGCAGGATGACGTTGAGCACCCCGAAGTCACCGGCGAGGATCCAGCCCCAGATCGCGCCGACGACGAGGCCGGGCATCACCCACGAGACCAGGAACAGCCCCCGGATGGTCCCGGAGTAGGGGAATTTCTGCGCGAAGAAGATGGCGAGCGAGAAGCCGAGCACGAACTGCCCCGCCATCGAACCGACGACGAAGACCAGCGTGTTGATCATCACCGGCCAGAAGATCGGCTCTGCCAGCACCTCTCGGTAGTTCTCGAGGCCCACGAACGGCCGGAACAGCGAGCCCAGGGTGAACATGTCCACTTCCTGAAAACTCATCATTACGTTGTAGATCAGGGGCAGGCCGGCAAGCGCGATCAGGAAGAGCATCGAGGCCCCGATCAGCAGCATGTCGAATCCGACGCCGTCACGCAGGCTGCCAAGCATACGTCGCAACAGGTATCTCCTTCGGGCACGAGGGGAGGGTCCGACCCCCTGTCGCGCAGGGGGCCGGACGGTTGGTCGATTTACTCGACGATGTTGTCGATCGAGGCCTGGGCCTGCTCGAGAGCGGCGCGGGGCTCCATCTGGCCGGTCAGCGCGGACTGCATGCCGTCGTAGATCGCTTTCGAGA harbors:
- a CDS encoding ABC transporter ATP-binding protein, giving the protein MTAQIELNKVEKHYGAFHALKSIDLTIPKGQFVALVGPSGCGKSTLLRTIAGLEGISDGHIAIAGKDVSHMPPRKRDLAMVFQSYALYPHMTVAENLAYSLRIKGVNKKERRKKAEEIARITGLEELLDRLPRQLSGGQRQRVAMGRAVIREPEAFLFDEPLSNLDAALRVNMRAEVRKLHDRLGATSVYVTHDQVEAMTMADHVVVLRGGVIEQQGAPLELYDRPVNRFVAGFIGSPAMNFIEGTIEADGKSVKLALPGDPIIAFEGTRPAGEKVEVGMRPEHLLPGGSGSSLTIPVSLVERTGALSYVVSDTDPPVTVSSTDRMEGIERQQLTVAIEPKRVHLFARESGEALLR
- a CDS encoding carbohydrate ABC transporter permease, with amino-acid sequence MTSPSLKWLMLVAALALAAIYLFPLYWMYVTSLKSSSEIFANPPTFIPRNTDLSIFPEVWQRRTMSTYLWNSLVIAFGVTTLTVIFGTGAAYVLSRYRNVWIDLGLFFILMLQVLPASVMVTPLYVGFNVVGLLDYPRLAVILAAAAKAMPFFVVLVRATFMTVPRELEEAALMDGNSRWGAFFFVVLPLARNGTLVCAILTFMQAFGEYIYSKSIIQTPALQPASVGLSGFLGPNSTDWNSIMAYAAIYVTPILATFVILQRRIVAGLTSGALK
- a CDS encoding carbohydrate ABC transporter permease; amino-acid sequence: MLGSLRDGVGFDMLLIGASMLFLIALAGLPLIYNVMMSFQEVDMFTLGSLFRPFVGLENYREVLAEPIFWPVMINTLVFVVGSMAGQFVLGFSLAIFFAQKFPYSGTIRGLFLVSWVMPGLVVGAIWGWILAGDFGVLNVILRGIGVIDTNLFWKSDPALSLWAVIIANIWLGLAFNMLLLSVGLAAIPGDLYEAAELDGANAFQRFWTITLPMMRPTIGAVLALGLIGTLQQFDLFPALTEGGPANSSNVAQYLSWQYSFQLYDFAKGATVSVMMFVLVLFASIVYVRSTRHEVRG